One window of the Lactococcus lactis genome contains the following:
- the licT gene encoding BglG family transcription antiterminator LicT, whose protein sequence is MKIKKVLNNNVVIAQNDNEETILMGLGLGFGKKAGEVVEDKKIEKIFALKVTSEQQNFSELLSEIPSGIVELSILTLAKAKTKFDKTISDTVLVAFADHLNAAIIREKDNITIKNFLLWDIKRFFPEEFALCLETLQKVQEKLNISLPEDEAGFLAMHIVNGTLGSGHEYATELTKLMEEILTTLKYTLQVNFNEQDIYFQRFITHLKFFTERILSNTKSDESTDEDLFLLITRKYPRAYIGTKKVSEFLKQTRSYEVSQNEQIYMTVHLARILEKIQD, encoded by the coding sequence GTGAAAATCAAAAAAGTTCTGAACAATAATGTAGTCATTGCTCAAAATGATAATGAAGAAACCATTCTTATGGGTTTAGGCTTAGGATTTGGGAAAAAAGCAGGTGAAGTTGTTGAAGACAAAAAAATTGAAAAAATTTTTGCATTGAAAGTAACTTCTGAGCAACAGAATTTTTCAGAATTACTTTCGGAAATTCCAAGTGGAATCGTAGAACTTTCGATTTTAACTTTAGCAAAAGCAAAAACAAAATTTGATAAAACAATTTCTGATACCGTATTGGTTGCTTTCGCTGACCATTTAAATGCAGCAATTATTCGTGAAAAAGACAATATAACTATTAAAAATTTTCTTTTGTGGGATATTAAGAGATTTTTTCCAGAAGAATTTGCACTTTGTCTTGAAACACTTCAAAAAGTTCAAGAAAAACTTAATATCTCACTTCCAGAAGATGAAGCAGGTTTTCTGGCCATGCACATTGTTAATGGAACCCTGGGAAGTGGTCATGAATATGCAACGGAATTAACAAAATTAATGGAAGAAATATTAACAACTCTAAAGTATACTTTACAAGTAAACTTTAATGAGCAAGATATTTATTTTCAAAGGTTCATTACTCACCTTAAATTTTTCACCGAAAGAATACTTTCTAATACAAAAAGTGATGAAAGCACCGATGAAGACTTATTCCTTCTAATAACCAGAAAATACCCAAGAGCATACATAGGAACAAAAAAAGTCAGTGAGTTTCTTAAACAGACAAGGTCGTACGAAGTTTCTCAAAATGAACAAATATATATGACCGTTCATCTAGCACGTATTTTAGAAAAAATACAAGATTAA
- a CDS encoding beta-glucoside-specific PTS transporter subunit IIABC, with translation MGKYEALAKDIVANVGGKENVISVINCITRLRFKLRDEKKANTDVLKNMDGVVTVMQSGGQYQVVIGNHVPEVRADVDAVLGVLDTSPADSAQKGNLFDQFVELISGIFQPILAPLAAAGMIKGVNAILSFALGQSFQASATYAVFNAMGDGLFLFLPIFIGYTSMKKFNGSPFVGMMIAAALVYPGFVDGTVAKTFAESGGLSLFGIPFSVPTAGYGSSVMPIIAITAFAAFLEHQLKKIIPDVVKLFLTPFFTAIISIPLGFLVIGPVMNLASDALGKGLLALQGFNPIIFGLVLGFAWQVLVMFGLHWAIVPFAIIALAKGEPTALLIAASVAAFAQTGAVGAVMLKTKDKRLRELAIPAFISGWFGVTEPAIYGITLPKKRPFWVSCIVSGILSAVAMVLGIKAYTMGALGIFSFTSNITLTGEVSGAIKMMIVSAVAVIAGFVVTYLVGFEDDVIENPIPDKKFNKQKTNKEIIGSPLEGKVIPLSQVKDAAFSAGVMGKGAAIEPTLGEVRAPFDGMVMILFPTKHAIGLISNEGTELLIHIGIDTVQLEGKYFETFVKQGQSVKKGDLLLKFDIERIQNAGYSTQVPIIVTNTQDYMDILVTNQSTIHQNEVLLTAVNAQTTELVANPV, from the coding sequence ATGGGCAAATATGAAGCTCTTGCAAAAGACATTGTAGCAAATGTAGGTGGCAAAGAAAATGTCATCTCAGTGATTAACTGTATTACACGGTTACGTTTTAAACTCAGAGATGAGAAAAAAGCAAATACCGATGTCCTGAAAAATATGGATGGTGTAGTTACAGTAATGCAATCTGGCGGCCAATACCAAGTCGTTATTGGGAATCATGTACCAGAAGTGCGTGCAGATGTAGATGCTGTCCTTGGGGTACTTGATACCTCACCAGCAGACTCTGCACAAAAAGGAAACCTTTTCGATCAATTTGTGGAATTGATCTCAGGAATTTTCCAACCAATATTAGCTCCATTAGCAGCAGCGGGTATGATTAAAGGGGTTAATGCAATTTTATCCTTTGCCTTGGGACAAAGTTTTCAAGCATCTGCAACCTATGCTGTTTTTAATGCAATGGGTGATGGTCTATTTCTCTTCCTACCAATTTTCATTGGATATACTTCAATGAAAAAATTTAATGGCTCACCATTTGTTGGAATGATGATTGCGGCAGCACTTGTTTACCCAGGTTTCGTAGACGGAACAGTTGCAAAAACATTTGCAGAAAGTGGTGGATTAAGCCTCTTTGGAATTCCTTTTTCAGTACCAACTGCTGGCTACGGGTCTTCTGTAATGCCAATTATTGCCATTACAGCATTTGCAGCATTTTTAGAACACCAGTTAAAGAAAATTATTCCTGATGTAGTAAAGCTTTTCTTGACACCATTCTTTACGGCAATCATCTCAATTCCTCTAGGCTTCCTAGTTATTGGACCAGTAATGAATCTTGCTTCAGATGCTTTAGGTAAAGGTTTACTAGCATTACAAGGATTTAATCCTATTATCTTTGGTTTAGTGCTAGGATTTGCTTGGCAAGTCTTAGTCATGTTTGGACTACATTGGGCAATTGTTCCATTTGCAATTATCGCATTAGCAAAAGGAGAACCAACCGCGCTTTTAATTGCCGCAAGTGTTGCAGCGTTTGCGCAAACTGGAGCTGTTGGAGCAGTGATGCTAAAAACAAAAGATAAACGACTTCGTGAATTAGCAATACCAGCCTTTATTTCTGGTTGGTTTGGTGTTACAGAACCAGCAATTTACGGAATTACCCTCCCTAAGAAACGTCCATTTTGGGTTTCATGTATCGTAAGTGGAATTTTATCAGCTGTTGCCATGGTCTTGGGAATTAAAGCCTATACAATGGGAGCTTTGGGAATCTTCAGTTTTACATCTAATATTACCCTTACAGGTGAAGTTTCAGGCGCGATTAAAATGATGATTGTATCAGCTGTAGCAGTTATAGCAGGCTTTGTAGTAACCTATCTTGTGGGATTTGAAGATGATGTTATTGAAAATCCAATCCCTGACAAAAAATTTAATAAACAAAAAACGAATAAAGAAATAATTGGAAGCCCTCTTGAAGGAAAAGTTATTCCACTATCACAAGTTAAAGATGCAGCCTTTTCTGCAGGTGTAATGGGCAAAGGAGCGGCGATTGAACCAACACTAGGTGAGGTTCGTGCTCCATTTGATGGAATGGTTATGATTTTGTTCCCAACTAAACATGCCATAGGTTTAATTTCAAATGAGGGAACTGAACTTCTCATTCATATCGGAATAGATACTGTCCAACTTGAAGGAAAATACTTTGAAACCTTTGTAAAACAAGGACAGAGTGTAAAAAAAGGTGACTTACTCCTCAAGTTTGATATTGAGCGTATTCAAAATGCGGGATACAGTACTCAAGTTCCAATCATTGTAACAAATACTCAGGATTATATGGACATTCTAGTTACAAATCAATCGACGATTCATCAAAATGAAGTGTTACTAACTGCAGTTAATGCACAAACAACTGAATTAGTGGCAAATCCAGTTTAA
- a CDS encoding glycoside hydrolase family 1 protein, giving the protein MTFKTDFLWGGATAANQLEGAYDIDGKGLSVADAMPGGKKRLAILASPEFDWTIDTEHFTYPNHDGIDHYHHFKEDIALFAEMGFKAYRFSVAWSRIFPMGDETTPNEKGLLFYDQLIDECLKYGIEPVVTISHYEMPLNLAKTYGGWKNRELIEFYVRFAKVLLERYQDKVKYWMTFNEINSATFFSGLSQGLVPSNGGDDKTNVFKAWHNQFVASAQAVKFGHDLNKSLQIGCMSIYSTTYSFDANPVNQLATQESIQEFNYFCNDVQVRGAYPAFTNRLHRKHGVNADALEISEEDLKIIKEGTVDYIGFSYYMSTVESKTGEGVQASGNMVLGGVKNPFLKESEWGWAVDPDGLRYALNDLYGRYQVSLFIVENGIGAIDKVEEDGTIQDDYRIDYLKKHIQSMNEAVEDGVDLMGYTPWGCIDLVSASTGEMSKRYGFIYVDLDDEGKGTKKRSKKKSFDWYKEVIASNATNL; this is encoded by the coding sequence ATGACATTTAAAACAGACTTTTTATGGGGTGGAGCAACGGCAGCAAATCAATTAGAAGGTGCTTATGATATAGATGGTAAAGGGCTATCAGTAGCAGATGCAATGCCAGGAGGTAAAAAAAGATTGGCAATTCTTGCAAGTCCGGAATTTGATTGGACGATTGATACTGAACATTTTACTTATCCAAATCATGATGGAATTGATCATTATCATCATTTTAAAGAAGACATTGCATTATTTGCAGAAATGGGATTTAAAGCTTACCGTTTTTCGGTAGCTTGGTCAAGAATTTTTCCAATGGGAGATGAAACAACTCCAAATGAAAAAGGTTTGCTTTTTTATGATCAACTAATTGATGAGTGTTTGAAATATGGAATTGAACCAGTAGTTACAATTTCTCACTATGAAATGCCACTTAATTTAGCTAAAACATATGGAGGATGGAAAAATCGTGAACTAATCGAATTTTATGTCCGTTTTGCAAAAGTTTTGTTAGAACGTTATCAAGACAAAGTGAAATATTGGATGACTTTTAACGAAATCAATTCAGCAACATTCTTTTCAGGTTTAAGTCAAGGACTTGTTCCATCTAATGGTGGAGATGACAAAACTAATGTTTTCAAAGCTTGGCATAATCAATTTGTTGCAAGTGCTCAAGCTGTAAAATTTGGGCATGACTTGAATAAGAGTTTACAAATTGGTTGTATGAGTATTTATTCAACAACTTATTCGTTCGATGCAAACCCAGTAAATCAATTAGCAACACAAGAAAGCATTCAAGAGTTTAATTATTTCTGTAATGATGTACAAGTTCGAGGAGCCTATCCCGCATTTACGAATCGACTTCACCGTAAACACGGAGTAAATGCAGATGCACTTGAAATTTCCGAAGAAGATCTAAAGATAATAAAAGAAGGAACAGTTGATTATATAGGATTTAGTTATTATATGTCGACTGTAGAATCAAAAACAGGGGAAGGCGTTCAAGCTTCAGGAAATATGGTTCTTGGAGGAGTTAAAAACCCCTTCTTAAAAGAAAGCGAATGGGGTTGGGCAGTTGACCCTGACGGACTTCGTTATGCCCTTAATGATTTATACGGTCGCTATCAAGTTTCGCTCTTCATTGTCGAAAATGGCATAGGCGCAATTGATAAAGTAGAAGAAGACGGAACGATACAAGATGATTATCGTATTGATTATCTCAAAAAACACATTCAATCAATGAATGAAGCAGTTGAAGACGGCGTTGACCTAATGGGTTACACGCCTTGGGGATGTATTGATTTAGTTTCAGCATCTACAGGCGAAATGAGTAAGCGCTATGGATTCATCTACGTTGACTTAGATGACGAAGGAAAAGGAACAAAAAAACGTTCTAAGAAAAAATCATTTGATTGGTATAAAGAAGTAATAGCTTCAAATGCTACCAATTTGTAA
- a CDS encoding bacterial Ig-like domain-containing protein — protein sequence MNKKNLKIPENVHVHENFRTWKSGKQWLYASSVLALIVAGGAIAAPSVKADQVLPGQQTGADNTATGALGSNAGSSGAGSNNVSLANSANNVNYSSAQSAAQSSVVVSSSAQSSAVASSSNPLSANPSSYTDGSVVNSNSSQLKTDSGVAENSVATNTNGSYAVQDLNSSGVAGTATGSSAQASLATPGSSDAILKTSDTNLNSNGAVTAGSGASSSVSFDIKDTQQVPGTLNIVNGATGSYTWTVSAPSDLTNAGLSVANVNVAYDASKGDGALNVNGNEAYYQTAGGDYVIGTENVPGYPTGSSAASMFTPTESAASIMASASSVAASYSDANIALASQYADAQSLYNSYYAANGFDGTAASYANNLVAIQASIASNNNAIDALDIGSTPGYLRSSVASQAVVNITYTTDSNVASQLNTAFTAAWGTVVAGPIPGIAQGISNVIQGIANNLGNALNGNIVSSLITTIANGVLQTVTAVTNGLIPTDVIQNFITNTVNSAFGSTNISLNGLLSGGTSVITNALNSIFGAQLPIINQSIGQLVGVNVSGITQGIQTGMGQVSSLINTLATALNGYAANVQASQDQMTALAKEVPEVINANGTFNESFLANVTQNADGTYTVSDTGSHSPLTALTNKVALVVNGYIQATSAGLKTIVTIPQTLIDAIAGLSNFNPGLNTGSFLDGVFNTVINGVVNGVGSFASSAMQGLNSVTAGASDLVNNTSNWVTQSTSNIVSQVVNSIANASATGVATVTVGFTAADPSSQIATNLATANHYYQGQSAATTQRQLDNVFVPETFKVTPTALAGQTNTTTDYTSVVYQYNTNTVKGSIVPVDSTGKAIANAKATAYEKYSDETVNAPTAPAGYVLNDVNNKAVSVADANGVINFVYDAIQPTLTTKDSTIDEGSTWTAADNFTGGTSSTGTVLTINDVTVTGTVDTSTPGVPSVTYTYTDPTTGASVSSVANITVNDSSNTTNPTDGTGGGNTTNPTDGTGGGNTTNPTDGTGGGNTTNPTDGTGGGNTTNPTDGTGGGNTTNPTDGTGGGNTTNPTDGTGGGNTTNPTDGTGGGNTTNPTDGTGGGNTTNPTDGTGGGNTTNPTDGTGGGNTTNPTDGTGGGNTTNPTDGTGGGNTTNPTDGTGGGNTTNPTDGTGGGNTTNPTDGTGGGNTTNPTDGTGGGNTTNPTDGTGGGNTTNPTDGTGGGNTTNPSDSNTIVLPGQDGKLGTADDVTVTGDQPLSPGSDGSVTLPSDGGKVDRPDGSYNVPGGTVVDPDGTIHLPGGTVINPGGSVTVPGPDGKTGTDDDTTLNPNSPVVPGDNGSVTLPGGGTASTPNGNITLPGGTVVDPDGTIHLPGGDIVNPDGTVTLPGQDGKTGTGDDGKIKPNGPIIPGDNGSVTLPGGGTVTTPGGTINVPGGSVVDPDGTVHLPGGDIVNPDGTIALPGQDGKTGTGDDGKVKPNGPSISNPDGSITLPGGGTVTTPGGTINVPGGSVVDPDGTVHLPGGGVVNPDGTITLPGQDGKTGTGDDVHVNPSGPSVSNPDGSITLPGGGSVTTPGGTIKVPGGTVVDPDGTIHLPGGGVVDPGGNIKLPGQDGKPGTGDDVNIKPNGPSVSNPDGSITLPGGGTVTNPGGTYNVPGGTVVDPDGTIHLPNGEVINPDGTVSGKNSNTPTPNNSGSTSGSTAKPLSSNSGFSTLNSNNTTLPKQVMTV from the coding sequence ATGAATAAAAAAAACCTAAAAATCCCTGAAAATGTCCATGTTCATGAAAATTTCAGAACATGGAAATCAGGAAAACAATGGCTTTACGCCTCGTCAGTTTTAGCCTTGATTGTAGCTGGAGGAGCGATTGCTGCACCAAGCGTAAAAGCTGACCAAGTTTTACCAGGCCAACAAACTGGAGCTGATAACACTGCAACAGGGGCTCTTGGCTCAAATGCAGGATCTTCTGGTGCAGGAAGCAATAATGTAAGCCTTGCTAACTCTGCTAACAACGTAAATTATAGCTCAGCTCAGTCTGCAGCACAATCTTCAGTTGTGGTCTCTAGTTCAGCTCAGTCTTCAGCTGTAGCTTCTAGTTCTAATCCTTTATCTGCGAATCCAAGTTCTTACACTGATGGTTCAGTAGTAAATTCCAACTCTTCTCAACTCAAAACAGATAGTGGTGTAGCTGAAAATTCTGTTGCAACAAACACAAACGGGTCTTATGCCGTTCAAGATTTGAATTCTTCTGGTGTTGCTGGTACTGCAACAGGCTCTAGTGCTCAAGCAAGTTTGGCAACACCTGGTTCATCTGATGCCATCTTGAAAACATCAGATACCAACTTGAACTCAAATGGAGCTGTAACAGCAGGTTCTGGTGCCTCATCATCAGTAAGCTTTGACATTAAAGATACTCAACAAGTTCCTGGTACATTAAATATTGTAAATGGTGCAACAGGTTCATATACTTGGACGGTTTCAGCACCATCAGATTTAACGAATGCAGGGCTTTCTGTTGCTAATGTAAACGTTGCTTATGATGCTTCAAAAGGTGATGGTGCGCTCAATGTCAATGGTAATGAAGCTTACTATCAAACAGCTGGTGGTGATTATGTCATTGGGACTGAAAATGTACCTGGCTATCCTACAGGTTCTAGTGCTGCATCTATGTTCACGCCAACAGAATCAGCTGCCTCGATTATGGCCTCAGCTTCTTCAGTAGCTGCTTCATACTCTGATGCTAATATAGCATTGGCTAGCCAGTATGCCGATGCTCAATCACTTTATAATTCTTATTACGCTGCCAATGGTTTTGATGGTACCGCAGCTTCTTACGCCAATAATTTAGTAGCAATTCAAGCATCAATTGCGAGCAACAATAATGCAATTGATGCTTTAGATATCGGTTCAACGCCTGGTTATCTGCGCTCAAGCGTTGCATCACAAGCAGTGGTTAATATCACTTATACGACAGACTCTAATGTTGCATCACAACTTAATACAGCCTTCACTGCAGCTTGGGGAACAGTTGTTGCTGGTCCAATTCCAGGAATTGCTCAGGGGATTTCTAATGTCATTCAAGGGATTGCCAATAACCTTGGAAATGCCTTGAACGGAAACATCGTGTCATCATTGATTACAACTATTGCAAACGGTGTTTTGCAAACTGTTACGGCGGTAACAAATGGTTTAATCCCTACTGATGTCATCCAAAACTTTATCACAAATACTGTAAACTCAGCTTTTGGTAGTACAAATATTTCATTAAATGGTTTGTTATCTGGCGGAACGTCAGTGATTACAAATGCTTTGAATTCAATCTTTGGTGCTCAACTTCCTATTATTAACCAATCAATTGGTCAATTGGTAGGAGTGAACGTTTCAGGAATTACACAAGGTATTCAAACTGGTATGGGACAAGTTTCTAGCTTGATTAACACACTCGCAACTGCTCTCAATGGCTATGCAGCAAATGTTCAAGCTTCACAAGACCAAATGACTGCTCTTGCTAAAGAAGTACCTGAAGTAATAAATGCTAATGGTACATTTAATGAATCTTTCCTCGCAAATGTAACCCAAAATGCAGATGGTACTTATACTGTTTCGGACACGGGTTCTCACAGCCCTTTGACTGCTTTGACCAATAAAGTGGCACTTGTTGTCAATGGCTATATTCAAGCCACTTCAGCAGGGTTGAAAACTATTGTAACGATTCCTCAAACCCTGATTGATGCGATTGCTGGATTGTCAAACTTTAACCCTGGACTTAACACGGGTTCATTCTTAGATGGTGTCTTCAATACTGTAATTAATGGAGTAGTTAACGGCGTAGGTTCTTTTGCTTCATCAGCTATGCAAGGCTTAAACTCTGTTACAGCTGGCGCTTCTGACCTTGTCAATAATACATCTAACTGGGTCACTCAATCAACATCTAATATTGTTTCACAAGTAGTAAATAGTATTGCAAACGCTTCGGCAACGGGGGTTGCAACGGTTACTGTAGGATTCACAGCAGCAGACCCATCTTCACAAATCGCAACAAATCTTGCAACGGCTAACCATTATTACCAAGGACAATCTGCTGCAACAACTCAACGTCAACTTGATAACGTTTTCGTTCCTGAAACATTTAAAGTGACACCAACTGCGCTTGCAGGTCAAACAAATACGACAACAGACTATACTTCAGTTGTTTACCAATACAACACAAATACAGTCAAAGGAAGCATTGTTCCAGTTGATTCAACAGGAAAAGCAATTGCTAATGCAAAAGCAACTGCCTATGAAAAATACAGCGATGAAACAGTTAACGCTCCAACAGCACCAGCAGGTTATGTTCTTAACGATGTAAATAACAAAGCAGTATCTGTTGCCGATGCAAACGGTGTGATTAACTTCGTTTATGATGCTATTCAACCAACATTGACAACAAAAGATTCTACGATTGACGAAGGTTCAACGTGGACTGCAGCAGATAACTTCACAGGTGGAACAAGTTCTACTGGAACTGTATTGACAATTAATGATGTGACTGTTACTGGTACTGTTGATACTTCAACACCAGGTGTACCTAGCGTAACATACACTTACACTGACCCAACAACGGGTGCAAGTGTTTCTAGCGTGGCTAATATTACTGTTAATGATTCAAGTAATACAACCAACCCAACCGATGGCACAGGTGGTGGAAATACAACTAACCCAACCGATGGGACAGGTGGCGGAAATACAACTAACCCAACCGATGGGACAGGTGGCGGAAATACAACTAACCCAACCGACGGGACAGGCGGTGGAAATACAACTAACCCAACCGACGGGACAGGTGGCGGAAATACAACTAACCCAACCGACGGGACAGGCGGTGGAAATACAACTAACCCGACCGACGGCACAGGTGGCGGAAATACAACTAACCCAACCGACGGCACAGGCGGTGGAAATACAACTAACCCAACCGACGGGACAGGTGGCGGAAATACAACTAACCCAACCGACGGGACAGGCGGTGGAAATACAACTAACCCGACCGACGGCACAGGTGGCGGAAATACAACCAACCCAACCGACGGGACAGGTGGCGGAAATACAACTAACCCAACCGACGGCACAGGCGGTGGAAATACAACTAACCCAACCGATGGCACAGGTGGCGGAAATACAACCAACCCAACCGACGGGACAGGCGGTGGAAATACAACTAACCCAACCGACGGGACAGGCGGTGGAAATACAACTAACCCGACCGACGGCACAGGTGGCGGAAATACAACCAACCCAACCGATGGCACAGGTGGTGGAAATACAACTAACCCAACCGACGGCACAGGCGGTGGAAATACAACCAACCCAAGCGATAGCAACACCATTGTGCTTCCAGGACAAGATGGTAAGTTAGGAACAGCAGATGATGTTACTGTAACTGGAGATCAACCATTGTCACCAGGTTCAGACGGAAGTGTTACACTTCCAAGTGATGGTGGAAAAGTTGACCGTCCTGATGGCTCATACAATGTCCCTGGAGGAACAGTAGTAGACCCAGATGGAACCATTCATCTCCCAGGAGGTACTGTTATCAACCCTGGAGGTTCTGTTACTGTTCCAGGACCAGATGGTAAAACAGGAACAGATGATGATACAACTCTCAACCCTAATAGTCCAGTTGTCCCAGGAGACAACGGAAGTGTTACATTACCTGGAGGAGGAACAGCTTCAACACCAAATGGTAATATAACCCTTCCTGGAGGAACGGTAGTAGACCCAGACGGAACCATCCATCTCCCAGGCGGCGATATCGTTAATCCAGATGGTACCGTTACATTACCAGGTCAAGACGGTAAAACTGGCACAGGTGACGACGGTAAAATCAAACCAAACGGCCCAATTATTCCAGGAGATAATGGAAGTGTCACCCTCCCAGGCGGAGGTACAGTTACAACACCAGGAGGAACAATTAATGTTCCAGGTGGAAGTGTTGTAGACCCAGATGGCACAGTTCATCTCCCAGGTGGCGATATCGTTAATCCAGATGGTACGATTGCATTACCAGGACAAGATGGTAAGACAGGTACAGGCGATGACGGTAAGGTTAAACCAAATGGTCCATCTATTTCAAATCCAGATGGAAGTATTACTCTCCCAGGTGGAGGTACAGTTACAACACCAGGAGGAACGATTAATGTTCCAGGCGGAAGTGTCGTAGATCCTGACGGTACAGTTCATCTCCCAGGCGGTGGCGTCGTTAACCCAGATGGCACGATTACATTACCAGGCCAAGACGGTAAAACTGGTACAGGCGATGATGTTCATGTGAATCCAAGTGGTCCATCTGTTTCAAACCCAGACGGAAGTATTACACTTCCAGGTGGAGGTAGCGTTACAACCCCAGGAGGCACAATAAAAGTTCCAGGAGGAACAGTCGTAGATCCAGATGGTACAATTCATCTCCCAGGTGGTGGCGTAGTAGATCCAGGAGGTAACATTAAACTTCCAGGTCAAGATGGTAAGCCAGGTACAGGGGATGATGTTAATATCAAACCAAATGGTCCATCTGTTTCAAACCCAGACGGAAGTATTACACTTCCAGGTGGAGGTACAGTTACAAACCCTGGTGGGACTTATAATGTTCCAGGAGGAACAGTAGTAGACCCAGATGGTACAATTCATCTTCCAAATGGCGAAGTAATTAATCCAGATGGTACGGTTTCAGGCAAGAATTCAAATACACCGACGCCAAATAATTCTGGAAGTACATCTGGATCAACAGCCAAACCACTTTCAAGTAATAGTGGCTTTAGTACACTTAATTCAAATAATACAACATTACCTAAACAGGTGATGACAGTATGA
- a CDS encoding glycosyltransferase family A protein: MKKVSIIIPFKGQTEAELMLPLSSIYNQIGVDLSQLDIHLVNDGGKTIDLSKFDVLADRLEIHYHEIPNGGPGVARQYGIDNSISEYIMFIDADDVLYYVGALWPFYNASNQGHQMIRASYWEQIAGNPYTYTVHGNGDRKAAYGKWYKRSYIEMLGLRFMPDLPIYEDTYFVGLACELATDTCFLEEKVYMWLANPNSITRTVENKFNYQAHIYARENRYWFEMIRKWKPECLVTDFENYLTNMYLKSQKYPPIDEKAWWEEQHKLITSVSDIFSGWTQELQKQVEDKSANPQNEWHGIETDGFKEWATQSLPW, from the coding sequence ATGAAGAAAGTAAGTATTATTATCCCTTTTAAAGGACAGACAGAAGCTGAGTTAATGTTGCCACTTTCGTCCATTTATAATCAAATTGGAGTTGATCTTTCTCAACTAGATATTCATCTTGTTAATGATGGTGGGAAGACTATTGACCTTAGTAAGTTTGATGTTTTGGCAGATAGGTTAGAAATTCATTACCACGAAATTCCCAATGGTGGTCCTGGTGTAGCTAGACAATACGGTATTGATAACAGTATAAGTGAATATATTATGTTCATAGATGCTGATGATGTTCTTTATTATGTAGGAGCATTATGGCCCTTTTATAACGCTTCAAATCAAGGGCATCAAATGATTAGAGCGAGTTATTGGGAACAAATTGCGGGAAATCCTTACACCTACACAGTTCATGGAAATGGCGACCGCAAGGCAGCATATGGGAAGTGGTACAAACGAAGTTATATAGAAATGTTAGGCTTACGATTTATGCCTGATTTACCAATCTATGAAGACACTTATTTTGTTGGTTTGGCTTGTGAATTAGCAACAGATACTTGTTTCCTTGAAGAAAAAGTTTATATGTGGTTAGCAAATCCTAATTCTATTACTAGGACTGTTGAAAATAAGTTTAATTATCAAGCACATATTTATGCTCGCGAAAATAGATATTGGTTTGAAATGATTCGCAAATGGAAGCCAGAGTGTTTAGTAACGGATTTTGAAAATTATTTGACAAATATGTATTTAAAATCTCAAAAATATCCACCGATCGATGAAAAAGCATGGTGGGAAGAGCAACATAAACTAATTACTAGCGTTTCTGATATTTTTTCGGGCTGGACACAAGAATTACAAAAACAAGTAGAAGATAAAAGTGCCAATCCTCAAAACGAATGGCATGGAATTGAAACTGATGGTTTTAAAGAATGGGCTACTCAAAGTCTCCCTTGGTAA